A single window of Nyctibius grandis isolate bNycGra1 chromosome Z, bNycGra1.pri, whole genome shotgun sequence DNA harbors:
- the LOC137676791 gene encoding interferon epsilon-like: protein MNAFGLIQIGLILLCITTISSLQCNHLPLQQRKVIEKSLQLLDKMGKKFPQQCLREKMSFRFPEQVLKPRQKETVKVAIEEIFHHIFYIFSKNLTLASWDGTALEQFQNGLYQQIEQLEACVIKKQTHYFWNKDVNRLKLKKYFQKIDCFLKDKQHNLCSWEISRAEMRRCLQLIDKVIRKLNN, encoded by the coding sequence ATGAACGCTTTTGGCTTGATACAAATTGGCCTCATACTGTTGTGCATTACCACCATCTCCAGTCTTCAGTGTAATCACCTTCCTTTACAGCAAAGAAAGGTGATCGAGAAGAGCCTGCAACTTTTGGACAAAATGGGCAAAAAGTTTCCTCAACAATGCCTAAGAGAGAAAATGTCCTTCAGATTTCCTGAGCAGGTTCTAAAACCCAGACAGAAAGAGACTGTCAAAGTGGCCATTGAAGAGATCTTCCACCACATCTTCTATATCTTTAGCAAAAATCTGACTCTAGCTTCTTGGGATGGGACAGCTTTAGAACAATTCCAAAATGGACTTTATCAGCAAATTGAGCAACTGGAGGCATGTGTAATCAAGAAGCAGACTCACTACTTTTGGAATAAAGATGTCAACAGgctgaaactgaaaaagtaCTTCCAAAAAATAGACTGTTTTCTTAAAGACAAACAACACAACCTGTGCTCCTGGGAGATCAGCCGTGCAGAAATGAGGAGATGTCTTCAATTGATTGATAAAGTCATAAGGAAGCTTAACAACTAA